The Setaria italica strain Yugu1 chromosome IX, Setaria_italica_v2.0, whole genome shotgun sequence genome has a window encoding:
- the LOC101767719 gene encoding glucose-6-phosphate 1-dehydrogenase 4, chloroplastic has protein sequence MAGLAAAASAAPVASFQFQPSLSSLRFTPVAAPAARFRIQACGLRCWVAAKLKLRKALKRHGWQLQRNPDARGNDKIHDYLEAASLTEKITHRNTHLAYDSGGEMASTSSDILDSSTVQENPMDLGSNPSETHSPVQEEEYALSNDHSDSEPSLCIAVIGATGELARSKVFPALFALYYSGFLPRSVGIFGYSRKKITDEGLRSMIEANLTCRVDHHENCGDKLNEFLKRTYYIDAGHDNKDGMARLNSRMAQIEGTRATNRIFYLAVPQEALLDVALPLADSAQTKRGWNRIIIEKPFGFTGLSSLRVTQSLLSRFEEKQIYRIDHLLGKDLIENLTVLRFSNLVFEPLWSRTYIRNVQVIFSEETATEIQGRYFGNYGIIRDIVHSHILQTIALFAMEPPVSLDGEDIRNEKVKVLRSIRKVDLEDVVLGQLKDTSDKVDRYTKSMTPTYFAAAMYIDNARWDGVPFLIKTGMGLMKNRAEIRIQFRHVPGNIYRERFGHDIDLDTNELVLRDQPEEAILLKVNNKVPGLGLQLDASELNLLYRDKYNTEVPDSYEHLLLDVLDGDSHLFMRSDELAAAWNVLTPIIHEIDQNIVAPELYEAGGRGPINAYYLAAKHGVRWDDDW, from the exons CTGTCGAGCTTGCGCTTCACTCCG GTTGCAGCACCTGCTGCCAGATTCAGAATACAAGCTTGTGGATTGAGGTGCTGGGTTGCTGCAAAACTGAAGCTCCGGAAGGCATTAAAAAGACATGGATGGCAACTTCAAAGAAATCCAGATGCTCGAGGGAATGATAAAATTCATGATTACTTGGAGGCTGCATCGCTGACCGAAAAGATAACTCATCGGAACACACATCTTGCTTATG ATTCTGGAGGTGAAATGGCCAGTACAAGCTCTGATATTTTGGATAGTTCAACTGTTCAGGAAAATCCGATGGATCTGGGATCCAACCCCTCTGAAACCCATTCTCCTGTGCAAGAGGAAGAATATGCTTTGTCTAATGACCATTCCGACAGTGAACCATCTCTTTGCATTGCTGTAATTGGAGCTACTGGTGAGCTGGCAAGAAGTAAAGTTTTCCCGGCACTATTTGCTCTGTATTACAGTGGTTTTCTTCCTCGG AGTGTAGGCATATTTGGATATTCTAGGAAGAAAATAACAGATGAAGGTTTAAGATCTATGATTGAAGCCAATTTGACCTGCCGGGTTGATCACCA CGAAAACTGTGGTGACAAGTTAAATGAGTTCCTTAAAAGGACGTATTATATAGATGCCGGACATGACAACAAAGATGGGATGGCTAGATTAAATTCAAGGATGGCACAGATAGAG GGTACTCGTGCAACAAACAGAATATTCTACCTTGCTGTACCCCAAGAGGCACTTCTTGACGTAGCATTGCCACTGGCTGACAGTGCCCAAACTAAGCGAGGCTGGAATAGGATAATTATTGAGAAACCATTTGGCTTTACTGGTTTGTCCTCACTCCGGGTAACACAATCTCTGCTGTCAAGATTTGAGGAAAAGCAAATTTACAG AATTGATCACCTTCTGGGGAAGGATCTGATCGAAAATCTTACTGTCTTGAGATTTTCTAATTTGGTGTTTGAACCTTTGTGGAGCCGAACTTACATACGGAATGTGCAG GTTATTTTTTCTGAAGAAACAGCAACTGAAATACAAGGGAG GTACTTCGGAAATTATGGGATAATTCGTGACATAGTTCACAGTCACATTCTTCAAACAATAGCGCTATTTGCCATGGAACCACCTGTAAGTCTTGATGGAGAGGACATCCGAAATGAAAAG GTGAAGGTGCTGAGATCAATTCGTAAAGTGGACCTTGAGGATGTTGTTCTTGGTCAACTCAAAGACACCTCTGATAAAGTTGACAGATATACAAAATCCATGACACCAACCTATTTTGCTGCTGCTATGTACATTGACAATGCACGCTGGGATGGGGTGCCATTTTTGATCAAGACAGGCATGGGGCTTATGAAGAATAG aGCTGAGATTCGAATTCAGTTTCGCCATGTCCCTGGTAATATCTACCGTGAACGTTTTGGCCATGACATAGATCTTGACACAAATGAGCTTGTTCTACGCGATCAACCTGAAGAAGCGATCCTGTTGAAAGTCAACAACAAGGTCCCAGGGCTTGGGCTCCAACTGGATGCTTCAGAACTCAACCTGCTTTACCGTGATAA GTACAATACGGAGGTTCCAGATTCATATGAGCATCTTCTCCTGGATGTGCTAGATGGAGACAGTCATCTATTCATGCGCAGCGATGAACTGGCTGCTGCATGGAACGTGCTGACCCCGATAATCCATGAGATCGATCAGAACATAGTTGCTCCTGAGCTCTACGAGGCTGGGGGTAGAGGGCCTATCAACGCTTACTACCTCGCTGCTAAACATGGGGTACGATGGGATGACGACTGGTGA